The sequence CAACTGCGACAAATTACACCCAAAAAAACCATGACTACTCAAATCTTCGTCAATTTACCCGTCAAAAACCTCAAGCAGTCGATCGAGTTTTTTACACAACTCGGCTTCCAGTTCAATCCTCAATTCACCGATGAGACTGCTACGTGCATGGTTGTCTCCGAAAATATTTCCGTGATGCTCTTAACGCATGAGAAGTTCAAAATGTTCACTCCTAAGGCAATCTGTGATGCCACAAAAAG is a genomic window of Trichocoleus desertorum ATA4-8-CV12 containing:
- a CDS encoding VOC family protein, with translation MTTQIFVNLPVKNLKQSIEFFTQLGFQFNPQFTDETATCMVVSENISVMLLTHEKFKMFTPKAICDATKSTEVLVCLSTESREKVDEIVRKAIAAGGTTYNEPQDHGFMYAHGFQDLDGHIWELMYMEPSAIN